ACTGCGGCCCGCAGAAGAAGATCGTCTTTCTGTTCTGGTCGGCGGCGTCGAGGACCTTCGCCTCGCCGAGATCGCGCCCGTGCCCGGAGAGGACAACGGCGTCGATCCACGTTTCGCGTGCGGCGGCGCACAGGCTTTGCAGCGAACTGACGCCGGGGATCACTTCGAGGTCGTCGCCGGGGAAGCGTTTTTTGAGCAGCGGCAGTAAACTGAACACGCCCGCGTCGCCGGAGACGAGCACGGCCACGGAATTTCGGTCGAGCGCGGCGTCGACGGCGGCAAACGTCTCCTCGAATTTGCCGAGGGCGATGACGTTGGGATGGCCGCCCGCCAGCGCGCGATGGCGCGGCGCGGCGACCACACACCCGGCGCGCCGGATCGTTTCGCGCGCGGCGGACGTCAGTTGATCGGCGCCGCCCGGGCCGACGCCGACGACGAAAAGTTTATTGCGCATGGGCGAGTTCCTCCGCGAAGGCCGCCGCGCCGGCGCTCGCGCCCAGCAGTCGGCCCTGATTGTCGATAAAAGCGGCTTCCACGGCGAGGTCGCCGAACATCCGCTCGCGGCAGCGCTTTGCCGTCACCTCGGCCAGCGTCGTCCAAAGGAAGTCGAGCTTTTCTTCGCGGACGATCTGCATGGCGACCTCGGTCGTAGTGCTCTCGTAAAGTTTCCTGACGATCTCGCGTCCCGCTCCGGCCAGAGCGGCCTGCGTGCAGAGGGCTTCGCGGCGGCCGTCGCCGGTGCGGTTGTAGGTGTCGAACGTTCCCGCGGCAACCTTGAGCAGCTTACCGGGGTGGCCGCAGATCAGCGCGCGTTCGAACTTGAGCCGCAGCGCCTCGTCGAGCACAAAGCCGATGTAGTTGCCCGTGTGCATGATGACGCGCCCGCCGATGTTCCATACGTGCCGCATGGCCTTTTCGCCGCTGTTGCCGAAGCACAGGCCGACGCACTTCAGCCCCGACGAAGCGAACGTGCTCAGTTCCAGCAAGAACGAAGCGTAGACCGACTCGACGTTGTACGGCTTGACGATGCCTGTGGTGCCCAGCACCGACAAACCGCCGGCGATGCCGAGACGGGGGTTGAACGTGTGCGCGGCCTTTTCTTCGCCTCCGGGGATGGAGACGGTGACGCAGGCGCGGCGCGGGCCGATGACGGCGCGCAGCGCCTCTTCGATCATTTGGCGCGGCACGGGATTGACGGCCGCTTCGCCGACGGGGATTTTCAGCCCCGGCAGCGTCACTGTGCCCACGCCCGGGCCGGCCCTGAAGGAGACGGGGCCGTCGCCGTCGCCCAGTTCCACCGACGAGATCACCGTCATGCCGTCGGTGGCGTCGGGGTCGTCGCCGGCATCCTTGACGACGCCGCAGGCCGGAAAGGCGTACTCGACGATGTCGAGCGTGAGTTCCTTGCCGGCGGGCGTGACGATGCGCACCTGCGCGGGGCACCGCCCCGTCGTCAGGCGCAGCGCCGAAGCCTGCGCGGCCGCGGCGGCGCAGCTGCCGGTGGTGAAACCTTCGCGCAGGCCACGGCTATCGTGTAATTCCATAGAGCAGCGCGTTGAGGACCGCCGAGGCGACGGCGGAGCCGCCCTTGCGTCCCATGGCGGCGATCGAGGGCACGGCGGTGCGCGCCAGGCGTTCCTTGGACTCGATCACGTTGACGAAACCGACGGGCACGCCGACGACCAACGCCGGACGGGCCTCGCCCGCGTCGATCAGCTCGCAGAGGCGGATCAGCGCCGTCGGCGCGTTGCCGATGGCGAAGATGGCCTGCGGCGTCTCGCGCACGGCCGCCTCCATGCTCACCACGGCGCGGGTGACGCCGCGCGACGCGGCTTCTTCGCGGACGGCGGCGTCCGACATGCGGCAGACGACCTGCACGCCCAGCGTCTGGCAGGCTTTTTTGTTGACGCCGGCGGCGGCCATCATCGTATCGGTGACAATGGTCGTCCCGGCGCGGAGCGCTTCGCGGGCGCGCCCGACCACGTTCGGCGTGAAGCGCAGGTTCTTCTGGAACTCGAAATCGGCGGTCGTATGGATGACGCGCATGACCACGGGCAGGTTCTCCTCCGGTCCTTGCCACGGTTCCATTTCGGCGACGATCGTTCTCATGCTCGCCTGTTCGATCTCTTCCGGTCTCACAGCGTTCACCTCTTCTAAGGCAAAATTTCGTTTCACAGACACAGCGGCAGCGCCGCCAGCGCCAGCGTCAGCAGGCTGAGCGCGGCCGACGCGGCGACGTTCCACAGCAGCATGGACTGGGCGACGGCGCGCGGGAAAAAGCCGAAGTAATAGCCGGCGTTGGTGCGCACGAGCCGCGTGATCAGGCTCAGGCTGTTGCCGAAAAGCAGCGCGAAAACCGCCTGCGCGGTCGACAGCTCGCCCGCGGCCAGACTGCCCCCGGCCAGCGCCAGCGCCGCGGAAACGTGGGCGAAAGACGCCGCCGCCACCGCCATGGCGGGCAGGGGGAAA
This sequence is a window from Pyramidobacter sp. YE332. Protein-coding genes within it:
- the cbiD gene encoding cobalt-precorrin-5B (C(1))-methyltransferase CbiD — translated: MELHDSRGLREGFTTGSCAAAAAQASALRLTTGRCPAQVRIVTPAGKELTLDIVEYAFPACGVVKDAGDDPDATDGMTVISSVELGDGDGPVSFRAGPGVGTVTLPGLKIPVGEAAVNPVPRQMIEEALRAVIGPRRACVTVSIPGGEEKAAHTFNPRLGIAGGLSVLGTTGIVKPYNVESVYASFLLELSTFASSGLKCVGLCFGNSGEKAMRHVWNIGGRVIMHTGNYIGFVLDEALRLKFERALICGHPGKLLKVAAGTFDTYNRTGDGRREALCTQAALAGAGREIVRKLYESTTTEVAMQIVREEKLDFLWTTLAEVTAKRCRERMFGDLAVEAAFIDNQGRLLGASAGAAAFAEELAHAQ
- a CDS encoding precorrin-8X methylmutase codes for the protein MNAVRPEEIEQASMRTIVAEMEPWQGPEENLPVVMRVIHTTADFEFQKNLRFTPNVVGRAREALRAGTTIVTDTMMAAAGVNKKACQTLGVQVVCRMSDAAVREEAASRGVTRAVVSMEAAVRETPQAIFAIGNAPTALIRLCELIDAGEARPALVVGVPVGFVNVIESKERLARTAVPSIAAMGRKGGSAVASAVLNALLYGITR